A genomic window from Heptranchias perlo isolate sHepPer1 chromosome 20, sHepPer1.hap1, whole genome shotgun sequence includes:
- the LOC137336101 gene encoding zona pellucida sperm-binding protein 4-like, whose translation MEGLGILVLLFVVICSAQPPSLLFPGDKCWLFPKNRKDCGFPGIEASECVQRGCCFDAVNRDAPPCFYSLNNLPVCTKDGRVLIAISKDLTLPPVNLTTLHLKNGDGAECNPTVASADTVLFQFAVTECGVTQRLDGVNILYETDVLGDFEILHGSLGSVTRDSPFRLHVQCSYKGSQESDLQVKPRVYTLSPPLPATEAGILLLELRIARDGGYRSWYVASDYPILSVLRDPVFVEVRVLNRNDPSLVLVLNDCWATPTAEPYSGLRWDLLVDRCPFAGDNYKTRLLPVTAASHLLFPTHHNRFVVSTFAFWDRVLGRALTGEVYFHCSAEVCSPSTRENCTAPCSSKRRRSADNRPGALVTADGPILFLEGEERLAARIHQNEKDAAVDSTSLVPGLAVGVALLSVALLVGTVALWKMEQGRRVGSECSSMEL comes from the exons ATGGAGGGGTTGGGGATTCTTGTTTTGTTATTTGTTGTGATCTGTTCAGCTCAGCCGCCATCTCTTCTTTTCCCCGGCGATAAATGTTGGTTGTTTCCTAAAAACCGCAAAGACTGCGGATTTCCGGGAATTGAAGCTAGTGAGTGTGTGCAGAGAGGCTGCTGCTTCGATGCGGTGAACCGGGATGCGCCGCCGTGTTTCTATTCACTGAACAATCTGCCAG TCTGCACCAAGGATGGGCGGGTCCTGATCGCCATCTCCAAGGATTTGACGCTGCCTCCTGTAAACCTAACAACCCTCCATCTGAAGAATGGAGACGGAGCTGAGTGCAATCCGACCGTGGCCTCTGCAGACACTGTGCTCTTTCAGTTCGCAGTCACTGAATGTGGTGTAACTCAGCGG CTGGACGGCGTGAACATCCTGTATGAAACGGATGTGTTGGGTGACTTTGAGATCTTGCATGGATCTTTGGGATCGGTGACCCGGGACAGCCCTTTCAG GCTCCATGTCCAGTGCAGTTACAAGGGAAGCCAGGAGTCTGACCTGCAGGTGAAGCCCAGAGTTTAcaccctttctccaccactgcctGCCACTGAGGCCGGGATCCTGCTTCTGGAGCTGAGAATAGCGAGAG aTGGTGGTTACCGGAGCTGGTACGTGGCCAGTGACTACCCGATCCTGAGTGTGCTCCGGGACCCCGTGTTTGTGGAGGTTCGTGTTCTGAACAGGAACGATCCGTCCCTTGTGCTGGTGCTCAATGACTGCTGGGCGACCCCCACCGCCGAGCCGTATTCGGGGCTCCGATGGGACCTCCTGGTGGACAG gtGCCCCTTTGCTGGTGATAACTACAAAACCCGCCTCCTCCCGGTAACCGCTGCTTCCCATTTGCTGTTCCCAACTCACCATAATCGTTTTGTAGTCAGCACGTTCGCTTTCTGGGACCGAGTTTTGGGCCGGGCTCTGACCGGGGAG GTTTATTTCCACTGTAGTGCTGAGGTTTGCTCCCCTTCCACCCGAGAGAACTGCACGGCTCCCTGCAGCTCCA AGAGGCGAAGAAGCGCCGATAACCGGCCTGGGGCCTTGGTGACCGCTGATGGACCCATCCTTTTCTTGgaaggtgaggagagattggctgCTCGGATCCACCAGAATGAGAAAG atgctgctgttGATTCCACCTCCCTTGTTCCTGGATTAGCGGTTGGGGTAGCGCTGCTCTCCGTGGCCCTGTTGGTCGGGACTGTTGCTTTGTGGAAAATGGAGCAGGGCCGCAGGGTGGGCTCCGAGTGCAGCTCCATGGAACTGTAG